The following coding sequences lie in one Panicum virgatum strain AP13 chromosome 6N, P.virgatum_v5, whole genome shotgun sequence genomic window:
- the LOC120680114 gene encoding putative receptor-like protein kinase At1g80870, with amino-acid sequence MPSRFLLQQPLPPPAPPPPPLPKGNHHHLLRQALLAGIAASAAVAAALLLLLALVLLLRRRHRRHPTLPFSPPPDPARRLRRYSRRALRRATGGFHPSRLLGRGAASPVYLATFPDASLAAVKTCASPHELHLLASLPDSPRLVSLLGYSSDSGSGGAAAAERPLLLIFEYMPQGSLQGALFGGGNAAATRDAQFLDWPKRLAVIRDVARALAFLHAECRPPVVHGDLKPSNVLLDADFRAKLADFGLARFKTPDAVAAPGAAGDDFMSQELGEAGDHLSTTSAAGGVKTDTKDESGPATAWGKEWWWKQDGSGELDSRDYVAEWIGSQICPERNPDWADENDGDANDHKNSPSGTEENAESASPEDKKNADCNGNVDGSKKEATKMREWWKEEFFEEMSKKGASFDKRRGGGKPWLRSISMNTGNGNGNGDSNVEPSALDLSFRRSRKRSRRRGRSVGSDIYSGCGGDYLSRELSSTTSMRGTVCYVAPECGGGPCEHGSELLEKADVYSFGVLVLVILSGRRPLHILSSPMKLEKANLVSWCRQLARAGNVLELMDERLDGGYDRDQATQCVQLALLCLQRQPELRPDSTDIVKILDGEMELPPAPVEFSPSPRVRPFPRSSRRAAQPDAAE; translated from the coding sequence gccCTCGttctcctcctccggcgccggcaccggcggcacCCCACGCTCCCCTtctccccgccgccggacccggcgcgccggctccgccgctactcccgccgcgcgctccgccgcgccacggGCGGGTTTCACCCATCCCGTCTcctcggccgcggcgccgcctcgcCCGTCTATCTCGCCACCTTCCCCGACgcctcgctcgccgccgtcaAGACGTGCGCGTCGCCGCACGAGCTCCACCTCCTCGCGTCGCTCCCGGACTCCCCGCGCCTCGTCTCGCTACTTGGCTACTCCTCCGACTcgggctccggcggcgccgccgccgccgagcgcccgCTCCTCCTCATCTTCGAGTACATGCCCCAGGGTTCCCTCCAGGGCGCGCTCTTCGGAGGcggcaacgccgccgccacccgcgacGCGCAGTTCCTGGACTGGCCCAAGCGGCTCGCCGTCATCCGCGACgtggcgcgcgcgctcgcgTTCCTCCACGCCGAGTGCCGGCCGCCCGTCGTGCACGGCGACCTCAAGCCCAGCAacgtcctcctcgacgccgACTTCCGCGCTAAGCTCGCCGACTTCGGCCTCGCGCGCTTCAAGACTcccgacgccgtcgccgcgcccggCGCGGCTGGGGACGACTTCATGAGCCAGGAGCTTggcgaagccggcgaccacctCTCCACCACCTCCGCTGCCGGCGGCGTCAAGACGGATACCAAGGACGAGTCTGGCCCGGCTACCGCCTGGGGGAAGGAGTGGTGGTGGAAGCaggacggcagcggcgagcTTGACTCGAGGGATTACGTCGCCGAGTGGATTGGCAGCCAAATCTGCCCGGAGCGGAACCCGGATTGGGCAGACGAGAACGACGGCGACGCCAACGATCACAAGAATTCGCCCTCCGGGACGGAAGAGAACGCCGAGTCGGCCTCGCCGGAGGATAAGAAGAACGCCGACTGCAACGGCAATGTCGACGGCTCCAAGAAGGAGGCGACAAAGATGAGGGAGTGGTGGAAAGAGGAGTTCTTTGAGGAGATGAGCAAGAAGGGGGCCAGCTTCGAcaagcgccgcggcggcggcaagccgtGGCTCCGCTCGATCAGCATGAACACCGGCAACGGCAACGGCAACGGCGACAGCAATGTCGAGCCGAGCGCTCTGGACCTCAGCTTCCGGAGAAGCCGGAAgcggagccggcggcgcggccggtcaGTGGGCAGCGACATCTACAGCGGGTGCGGCGGGGACTACCTCAGCCGGGAGCTGAGCAGCACGACGAGCATGCGCGGCACGGTGTGCTACGTCGCGCCGgagtgcggcggcgggccgTGCGAGCACGGCAGCGAGCTGCTCGAGAAGGccgacgtgtacagcttcggcGTGCTCGTGCTGGTGATCCTGTCCGGCAGGCGGCCGCTGCACATCCTGTCGTCGCCGATGAAGCTGGAGAAGGCCAACCTGGTGAGCTGGTGCCGCCAGCTGGCGCGCGCCGGAAACGTGCTCGAGCTCATGGACGAGAGGCTGGACGGCGGCTATGACAGGGACCAGGCCACCCAGTGCGTGCAGCTCGCGCTGCTCTGCCTGCAGCGGCAGCCAGAGCTCCGGCCGGACAGCACTGACATTGTCAAGATCCTGGACGGCGAGATggagctgccgccggcgccggtggagTTCTCGCCGTCGCCCCGCGTGCGGCCGTTCCCGCGGTCGTCGCGCAGGGCAGCACAACCGGATGCTGCCGAGTGA